In a genomic window of Streptomyces sp. BHT-5-2:
- a CDS encoding nitronate monooxygenase family protein — MGRCPDEGDFALLTTRLTHAFGLEHPVVLAPMDFVAGSRLAAAVTAAGGLGLIGGGYGDEQWLKGELAAAAGTRVGCGFITWSLARRPGLLDVALEHRPAAVMLSFGDPAPFADRIRAAGIPLFCQVHTLDQARQALDAGADVVVAQGGEAGGHGVGSRSTFTLVPDIADLIADRSPDVLLLGAGGVTDGRGLAAALALGADGALVGTRFWATKEAAVSERAQARAVAAGGDDTLRTSVYDLVRRYDWPSEYDARLLRNRFVDRWHGRESALDAQLAEVAAEFAAAESEQDFDVANVVVGEGVGQVREVLPAGEVVRRMTQDAAARLGRRAPRTAASGD; from the coding sequence ATGGGCCGTTGCCCGGATGAAGGGGACTTCGCCTTGTTGACAACCCGCCTGACCCACGCCTTCGGACTGGAGCACCCGGTCGTACTCGCCCCCATGGACTTCGTCGCCGGGTCCCGGCTCGCCGCGGCGGTGACCGCCGCCGGCGGACTCGGCCTGATCGGCGGCGGCTACGGTGACGAGCAGTGGCTGAAAGGTGAGTTGGCCGCGGCGGCCGGCACCCGTGTCGGGTGCGGCTTCATCACCTGGAGCCTGGCCCGCCGTCCCGGACTTCTCGATGTCGCCCTGGAGCACCGGCCCGCCGCCGTGATGCTGTCCTTCGGCGACCCCGCGCCCTTCGCCGACCGGATCCGCGCCGCCGGCATACCGCTGTTCTGTCAGGTCCACACGCTCGACCAGGCCCGGCAGGCCCTCGACGCCGGCGCGGACGTCGTCGTCGCGCAGGGCGGCGAGGCCGGCGGGCACGGAGTGGGCAGCCGGTCGACGTTCACCCTCGTGCCCGACATCGCGGACCTGATCGCCGACCGCTCCCCCGACGTGCTGCTGCTGGGCGCCGGCGGCGTCACGGACGGCCGCGGTCTCGCCGCCGCACTCGCCCTCGGCGCCGACGGGGCCCTCGTCGGGACCCGGTTCTGGGCGACGAAGGAGGCGGCGGTCTCCGAGCGCGCCCAGGCCCGCGCGGTGGCGGCCGGCGGCGACGACACCCTGCGCACCAGCGTCTACGACCTCGTGCGGCGGTACGACTGGCCCTCGGAGTACGACGCGCGCCTGTTGCGCAACCGCTTCGTCGACCGCTGGCACGGCCGGGAGTCCGCACTCGACGCCCAACTCGCCGAGGTTGCCGCGGAGTTCGCGGCCGCCGAATCGGAGCAGGACTTCGACGTCGCGAACGTGGTCGTCGGCGAGGGGGTCGGCCAGGTCCGGGAGGTCCTGCCCGCCGGGGAGGTGGT